A section of the Pseudomonas lini genome encodes:
- a CDS encoding peptidylprolyl isomerase gives MAKATARHILVASEAKCNELKAQIEGGADFAEVAKANSTCPSSRQGGDLGSFGPGQMVKEFDTVVFSAPINVVQGPVKTQFGYHLLEVTSRQD, from the coding sequence ATGGCCAAAGCCACTGCCCGTCACATCCTGGTTGCCAGCGAAGCCAAGTGCAACGAACTCAAGGCCCAAATCGAAGGCGGCGCCGACTTCGCCGAAGTCGCCAAAGCCAACTCCACCTGCCCATCCAGCCGCCAGGGCGGTGACCTGGGTTCGTTCGGTCCAGGCCAGATGGTCAAGGAATTCGACACCGTGGTCTTCAGCGCGCCGATCAACGTGGTGCAAGGCCCGGTCAAGACCCAGTTCGGTTACCACCTGCTGGAAGTGACCAGCCGTCAGGACTGA
- a CDS encoding esterase/lipase family protein, with the protein MLRNATTQYPILLVHGLFGFDRIGNLELFHDVKLALRSAGARVFIPHLSATHSNEARGEQLLAQIDRVLQGTGASKVNLIGHSQGALAARYAGALAPETVASVTSVSGPNHGSELADFLRKALTPGRLPEHVAGAVATLFADFLSLLSGNRDLPQNAIAALNALTTEGVGAFNDKYPQGLPKTWGGKGRELVNGVRYYSWSGTLQGNILDEGLHALNPLHGLLRAFSRYFTTEAEQNDGMVGRFSAHLGKVIRSDYPLDHLDSLGQTTGQVRKGIDPISLYVQHAERLRNAGL; encoded by the coding sequence ATGCTACGGAATGCAACCACTCAGTATCCGATCCTGCTGGTCCATGGGCTCTTCGGCTTCGATCGCATCGGCAATCTGGAACTGTTCCATGACGTCAAACTTGCCCTGAGAAGTGCCGGCGCGAGGGTTTTCATCCCACACCTGTCAGCCACCCACAGCAATGAAGCCCGGGGCGAACAACTGCTGGCCCAGATCGACCGGGTATTGCAAGGAACCGGTGCAAGCAAAGTCAACCTGATCGGTCACAGTCAAGGGGCACTGGCTGCACGGTATGCGGGGGCGCTGGCGCCGGAGACAGTCGCTTCGGTGACATCGGTCAGCGGGCCTAACCATGGCTCGGAGCTGGCCGACTTCCTGCGCAAGGCGCTGACGCCCGGGCGCCTGCCGGAGCATGTCGCCGGTGCGGTGGCTACCCTGTTCGCCGACTTCCTGTCGTTGCTCAGTGGCAACCGGGACCTGCCACAGAACGCCATCGCCGCGCTCAATGCATTGACCACTGAAGGCGTCGGCGCATTCAACGACAAATACCCGCAAGGATTACCGAAAACCTGGGGCGGCAAGGGTCGCGAGTTGGTGAACGGCGTGCGCTACTACTCCTGGAGCGGCACCCTGCAAGGAAACATTCTCGATGAGGGGCTCCATGCACTCAATCCGCTGCACGGACTCCTGCGGGCCTTCTCCCGCTATTTCACCACCGAAGCCGAGCAGAATGACGGCATGGTCGGTCGATTCAGCGCCCATCTGGGTAAAGTGATCCGCTCGGACTATCCGCTGGATCATTTGGACAGCCTGGGCCAGACAACCGGTCAGGTCCGCAAGGGCATTGACCCCATTTCCCTGTATGTCCAGCATGCCGAACGCTTGAGAAATGCCGGCCTTTGA
- a CDS encoding 3-deoxy-7-phosphoheptulonate synthase: MNSSVSALPLSTLSPANEALTLRLPSSLQLKQQLPLSNALTRQVADHRQAVRAILNGEDSRLLVIVGPCSIHDPRSALEYAANLARLAAEVSDEMLLVMRAYVEKPRTTIGWKGLAYDPHLDGSDDMASGLTLSRELMREMLQLGLPIATELLQPMAAGYFDDLLSWVAIGARTTESQIHREMASGLSMPVGFKNGTDGGVTVASDAMRSAAHPHRHFGVDSQGHPAIIQTPGNPDTHLVLRGGHCGPNYDRESIAQVHSDLTRLKIPARIMVDCSHANSGKDPLRQPAVFNDVLEQRLKGDRSLVGMMIESHLFEGCQPLSSSLRYGVSVTDGCLGWTGTEQLLLQATERLRAQHPTQQPK, translated from the coding sequence CTGCCACTGTCCACCCTGAGCCCTGCCAATGAAGCGCTGACCTTGCGTCTGCCCAGCTCATTGCAGCTCAAACAGCAATTACCCCTCAGCAATGCCCTGACCCGGCAAGTCGCCGACCACCGTCAGGCAGTTCGCGCGATCCTCAACGGTGAAGACTCCCGTCTGCTGGTCATCGTCGGCCCCTGCTCGATTCACGACCCCCGTTCAGCCCTCGAATACGCCGCCAACCTGGCCCGGCTGGCCGCCGAAGTCAGCGATGAAATGCTGCTGGTGATGCGCGCCTACGTCGAAAAACCCCGCACCACAATTGGCTGGAAAGGGCTGGCCTACGACCCGCATCTGGATGGCAGCGACGACATGGCGAGTGGTTTGACGCTGTCCCGCGAATTGATGCGCGAAATGCTCCAACTGGGCTTGCCCATTGCCACCGAACTGCTGCAACCAATGGCCGCCGGCTACTTCGACGACCTGCTGAGCTGGGTCGCGATTGGCGCCCGTACCACCGAATCACAGATCCACAGGGAAATGGCCAGCGGCCTGAGCATGCCGGTAGGGTTCAAGAACGGCACCGATGGCGGTGTGACTGTCGCCAGCGACGCCATGCGCTCGGCCGCCCATCCGCATCGTCATTTCGGCGTCGATAGCCAAGGGCACCCTGCAATTATTCAGACGCCGGGCAACCCCGACACCCACTTGGTACTGCGTGGTGGCCATTGTGGGCCGAACTACGACCGCGAAAGCATCGCCCAAGTGCACAGTGATTTAACCAGACTCAAGATCCCGGCGCGGATCATGGTCGACTGCAGCCACGCTAACAGCGGTAAAGATCCATTGCGTCAGCCAGCCGTGTTCAACGACGTGCTTGAACAACGCCTGAAAGGTGATCGTTCGCTGGTCGGCATGATGATTGAAAGCCATCTGTTCGAAGGCTGCCAACCACTGAGTTCGTCCCTGCGTTACGGGGTATCGGTAACGGACGGCTGCCTTGGCTGGACCGGGACGGAACAATTGTTGCTGCAGGCAACCGAGCGACTTCGTGCACAGCACCCTACTCAACAGCCAAAGTGA